The following proteins come from a genomic window of Halictus rubicundus isolate RS-2024b chromosome 8, iyHalRubi1_principal, whole genome shotgun sequence:
- the Swi2 gene encoding protein singed wings 2 isoform X1, with translation MWTLFRLVLLTTIWLANSSVSANEEHCNLRHQRPNVTSEKCEFKEHDGLLVCFHSLDDRWKSGSENVKTLILCHWSLETFDPAVALHGFSSLRKLIITNGSLVTLSSAFPAEIRHIETIKVTGTRLEKLPDRAFSDLENLKRLDLRNNSIQDANVTGLGLPSLREVYLSGNPLNCAESTKWILDEGEDSPGRKIADKKNLRCAAPFEGRPLFEVVEIIKTLTEECKKTVCECELAYVVGGGKKHFQTQLMAFVSVNCSDRGLTEIPDFLPANTTTLRLTGNKIHNLRPLTSNPAYRGVIDLYLDDNRIESIVQLEGSSWLDRFRLLSLRGNGLSDLPAYALANVLQQNRNAVGLYLGNNPWRCDCLFTPGFQDLLIKYTNLVKDVDDVKCSSTDEDENHGKIIRDLTRTEICMPPDVDPLLHPLDVLNIILAFLILLIIGKVLYDYWSFRTTGKLPWIVTKIP, from the exons ATGTGGACGTTGTTCCGCCTCGTCCTTCT GACGACAATTTGGTTGGCAAACTCGAGCGTTTCTGCGAACGAAGAACATTGCAATTTGCGTCACCAGCGACCAAACGTAACCAGCGAGAAGTGCGAGTTCAAGGAACACGATGGACTGCTCGTTTGCTTTCACAGTCTCGACGACAGATGGAAATCCGG GAGCGAGAACGTGAAGACTTTGATCCTCTGCCACTGGTCCCTGGAGACATTCGACCCAGCGGTTGCATTGCACGGATTCTCTTCCTTGAGGAAATTGATCATCACGAATGGCAGCCTGGTTACTCTGTCTTCGGCGTTTCCGGCTGAGATTCGACATATAGAG ACCATCAAAGTCACTGGGACCAGGTTGGAAAAGTTGCCGGATCGTGCGTTCTCCGATCTGGAGAACCTGAAGCGGCTGGACCTGAGAAACAACAGCATCCAGGACGCCAACGTTACAGGACTCGGGCTTCCTTCGTTGCGTGAAGTTTATCTTTCAG GGAATCCTCTAAACTGCGCCGAGAGCACCAAGTGGATACTGGACGAGGGCGAGGACTCCCCCGGACGGAAAATCGCCGACAAGAAGAACCTTCGATGCGCCGCGCCCTTCGAGGGCAGACCGCTTTTTGAAGTCGTCGAAATAATCAAA ACGCTTACAGAGGAGTGCAAGAAGACGGTGTGCGAGTGCGAGCTGGCGTACGTTGTCGGCGGAGGCAAGAAACACTTTCAGACGCAGCTGATGGCTTTCGTTTCGGTGAACTGCAGCGACCGTGGCTTGACAGAGATTCCCGACTTCCTGCCGGCGAACACGACCACCCTTCGTTTGACTGGAAACAAG ATACATAATCTGAGGCCGCTCACGAGCAATCCTGCGTACAGAGGCGTGATAGATCTCTACCTGGACGACAATCGGATTGAGAGCATCGTTCAGTTGGAGGGTTCGAGCTGGCTGGATCGTTTCCGGTTGCTCAGTCTTCGCGGGAACGGACTCTCCGAT CTGCCTGCGTACGCTCTGGCAAACGTGTTGCAACAGAACAGGAACGCCGTGGGCCTGTATCTTGGGAACAATCCGTGGCGTTGCGATTGTCTTTTTACGCCCGGTTTTCAG GATCTTTTGATCAAGTACACGAACCTCGTGAAGGATGTCGACGACGTTAAGTGTTCGTCGACGGACGAAGACGAGAATCATGGTAAAATT ATACGGGACTTGACGCGCACGGAGATCTGTATGCCACCGGATGTGGATCCTCTGTTACATCCCCTGGACGTTCTAAATATTATACTGGCGTTCCTGATACTCCTCATCATTGGCAAGGTGCTTTACGACTACTGGTCCTTCAGGACGACTGGAAAACTACCTTGGATCGTCACGAAGATACCGTAG
- the Swi2 gene encoding protein singed wings 2 isoform X2, whose product MWTLFRLVLLTTIWLANSSVSANEEHCNLRHQRPNVTSEKCEFKEHDGLLVCFHSLDDRWKSGENVKTLILCHWSLETFDPAVALHGFSSLRKLIITNGSLVTLSSAFPAEIRHIETIKVTGTRLEKLPDRAFSDLENLKRLDLRNNSIQDANVTGLGLPSLREVYLSGNPLNCAESTKWILDEGEDSPGRKIADKKNLRCAAPFEGRPLFEVVEIIKTLTEECKKTVCECELAYVVGGGKKHFQTQLMAFVSVNCSDRGLTEIPDFLPANTTTLRLTGNKIHNLRPLTSNPAYRGVIDLYLDDNRIESIVQLEGSSWLDRFRLLSLRGNGLSDLPAYALANVLQQNRNAVGLYLGNNPWRCDCLFTPGFQDLLIKYTNLVKDVDDVKCSSTDEDENHGKIIRDLTRTEICMPPDVDPLLHPLDVLNIILAFLILLIIGKVLYDYWSFRTTGKLPWIVTKIP is encoded by the exons ATGTGGACGTTGTTCCGCCTCGTCCTTCT GACGACAATTTGGTTGGCAAACTCGAGCGTTTCTGCGAACGAAGAACATTGCAATTTGCGTCACCAGCGACCAAACGTAACCAGCGAGAAGTGCGAGTTCAAGGAACACGATGGACTGCTCGTTTGCTTTCACAGTCTCGACGACAGATGGAAATCCGG CGAGAACGTGAAGACTTTGATCCTCTGCCACTGGTCCCTGGAGACATTCGACCCAGCGGTTGCATTGCACGGATTCTCTTCCTTGAGGAAATTGATCATCACGAATGGCAGCCTGGTTACTCTGTCTTCGGCGTTTCCGGCTGAGATTCGACATATAGAG ACCATCAAAGTCACTGGGACCAGGTTGGAAAAGTTGCCGGATCGTGCGTTCTCCGATCTGGAGAACCTGAAGCGGCTGGACCTGAGAAACAACAGCATCCAGGACGCCAACGTTACAGGACTCGGGCTTCCTTCGTTGCGTGAAGTTTATCTTTCAG GGAATCCTCTAAACTGCGCCGAGAGCACCAAGTGGATACTGGACGAGGGCGAGGACTCCCCCGGACGGAAAATCGCCGACAAGAAGAACCTTCGATGCGCCGCGCCCTTCGAGGGCAGACCGCTTTTTGAAGTCGTCGAAATAATCAAA ACGCTTACAGAGGAGTGCAAGAAGACGGTGTGCGAGTGCGAGCTGGCGTACGTTGTCGGCGGAGGCAAGAAACACTTTCAGACGCAGCTGATGGCTTTCGTTTCGGTGAACTGCAGCGACCGTGGCTTGACAGAGATTCCCGACTTCCTGCCGGCGAACACGACCACCCTTCGTTTGACTGGAAACAAG ATACATAATCTGAGGCCGCTCACGAGCAATCCTGCGTACAGAGGCGTGATAGATCTCTACCTGGACGACAATCGGATTGAGAGCATCGTTCAGTTGGAGGGTTCGAGCTGGCTGGATCGTTTCCGGTTGCTCAGTCTTCGCGGGAACGGACTCTCCGAT CTGCCTGCGTACGCTCTGGCAAACGTGTTGCAACAGAACAGGAACGCCGTGGGCCTGTATCTTGGGAACAATCCGTGGCGTTGCGATTGTCTTTTTACGCCCGGTTTTCAG GATCTTTTGATCAAGTACACGAACCTCGTGAAGGATGTCGACGACGTTAAGTGTTCGTCGACGGACGAAGACGAGAATCATGGTAAAATT ATACGGGACTTGACGCGCACGGAGATCTGTATGCCACCGGATGTGGATCCTCTGTTACATCCCCTGGACGTTCTAAATATTATACTGGCGTTCCTGATACTCCTCATCATTGGCAAGGTGCTTTACGACTACTGGTCCTTCAGGACGACTGGAAAACTACCTTGGATCGTCACGAAGATACCGTAG